The nucleotide window CCCTTTCGACCGAATCAACTGTCACTCGAAACCCGTAAGCACCCGCCGCTCGAACGACCGCGAGACCCGATGGACTCGAAGCCGGCGGTGTCACCGAGTGCGGGACTGGCGGTCGCGGTCGCTGCCGTGAGCGCGGGGGCGACCCTCGTGCGCCTGAGCGACGCGCCGAGCTCCGTCGCCGCGTTCTACCGGGTGCTGTTCACGACGCTGCCGCTGGCCTCTGTCGCCGCGTGGCGGTACCGCGGGGAGTTCGCGCGGATCCGGTCTCGGGACCTCGCGTTCGCGGCTCTGTCCGGGGTCGCGCTCGCCGTCCACTTCGCGGCGTGGTTCGAAAGCCTCCGGTGGACGAGCGTCGCGGCGAGCGTGACGCTGGTTCAGGCCCAACCGGTGTTCGTCGCGCTCGGCGCGTGGCTGCTGTTGCGCGAACGCGTCACGCGTCGCATGGCCGCGGGCATCGCGGTCGCCGTGGTCGGGATGGTGTCGATGTCCCTCGGCGACCTCCTCGGCGGCGTGGCGATCGGTCCCCGTCCCCTGTACGGGAACGCGCTCGCGCTGTCCGGTGCGGTCGCCGCCGCGGGCTACGTGCTGGCGGGGCGTTCGCTGCGCCAGCGAATCTCGCTGATCCCCTACGTCACGGTCGTGTACGGCGTCTGCGTGGTCGTGCTGCTCGCGTTCGTCCTCGCCGCCGGGCGTCCGCTCACCGGCTACCCGCTCAGGGAGTGGCTGCTGTTCGTCGGGCTGGCGGTGGGACCGGGACTGCTCGGTCACACCGTCCTCAACTGGGCGCTCGCACACCTCGAATCGAGCGTCGTCTCCGTCTCGCTGCTCGGCGAACCGGTCGGTGCGACGCTGCTCGCGTTCGCGTTGCTGTCAGAGGCCCCGACGCCGGCCACCGTTTCCGGCGGCTGTATCGTCCTCTTCGGGATCTACGTCACGGCGGCCGCCGATCCTGAGTAGCGTTTTCACCCTCGATATTTTGGGATAAACGTTGAAGCCCGCAGACCGATTGAACGGGGTATGGACCGGCGAACAGTCGTCGCGTTCGTGGGCGACGACGCGAGCGCTGGCGAACGCGTGTCCCGCGCAGTGGACGCCGCTTGGGAGGGGACCGACGGCCCGACGTTTCGCGCGCTTGCCCCCGCCGACCTCGACGCGGACCGCGAGGGTGAGGGACCGCTAAACGCGACCTGTGTGGTAGTCGTCACCGCCGCGGCCACGACCGACGGGGCGGTACGGGACCGCCTCAAGCGACTTCCGTCGAACGTACCAGTGATCGCGCTCGTCGAGGACGCGACGACGGCGACGATCCGCGCCCTGTTGTCGGCCGACGTGGACGACGTGGTGGAGGTGGGCGGGCGAGACTCGACCGCTGACGGACCCGATGATGTCGCTCGGCTCGTCGAGTGTTTTGCGAACCGAGCGGATCCCGATCGCGTTCAACTCGGCGACGACGACGTCGCCCGGCTCGCGGACGTGTTGCTCGACGCCGGAACGACGCTGATGAGTACGCGGACCGACGAGGTCGACACGAAGATCGAGTGGACGATGGAGAACGTCGGCGAACACGCCGAACTCGATCGGATCGTCTGCTATCGGGAGGACGACGGCCGATTCGTGCCCGCGTACAGCTGGTGTCCTGACGGATCCGAACCGGAACCGAGGGCGTTCGAGGACTTCCCCAACCCAGACCAGCTATCGACGTTCACCAACGTCGCGCGTTCGTCTGCCGCACCGGCGTTTTCCGGCGACGGGAGCGCTGAGACGGGCGAACGACCGCCGGCGACGGTTCATGTACCGCTCGTCGTCGACTGGGAACTGAGCGGGATCGTCGCGTTCGAGTCCGACGACTGTCGCGTCTGGACGGACGACGAGGTCGACCTGTACCGCACGCTCGGTGATTTGGTCGCGCACACGATCGCACGCAACGATCGCCGGGTTGCGCTCCGACGGCAGGCCGAACAGCTCGAACAGTTCAGCGCCGTCGTGTCACACGACCTCAGGAACCCGCTCAACGTGATTTCGGGATACCTCTCCCTCTCAGAGGAGGAGCTCTCACCGACGCGCTACGAGGCCATGAACGGTGCGGTCGACCGCATGGAGACGCTGATCGACGACCTTCTCATGCTCGCCCGGCGCGGCGAGGCGATCGGTGACACGGAGCCGGTTCCGATCGAGGCCATCGCGGAGGAGGCGTGGCAGTCGGTGCGTGCGCCCGACGCGACCCTCACGATCGCCGACGAGATCGGCCGCGTCGAGGCCGATCCGAGCCGGCTCCGGCAGGCATTCGAGAACCTCTTCCGGAACGCGATCGACCACGGCGGTCGGGATGTCACGATAGAGATCGGACCGCTCGCTGCGGGCGGCGACAGGGGACTGTACGTCGCGGACGACGGTCCCGGGATCCCGATCGAACTGGTCGACACGGTCTTCGATTCGGGCGTCTCGTCGGCCGACAGCTCCGGGATCGGCTTAGCGATCGTCGACCGCATCGTCGAGGCGCACGAGTGGGACATCGAGGCGCGGAACGACGACGGTGCCGTCTTCGAACTCACCTTCGGTGCGGACGCGACGCGGGCCGCGTCGCTGTAGGCGGTTCGGTCCGCAGTTCCGGTCTGCGACGGCGTTCAGTACTCCGAGAACCGCTCGATCGTCCGGCGGTGCCGGTCGCGGAACATCCCCTCGAAGCCGATCTTCGCCGGCGGCCCGGCGGCGTCCCCGAGCGGTCCGAGCGGCAGCCGATACGCGACCGCGTCGACGAGGAGGGTCTCGTCGCCGTCGGCGTAGAACGCGTGCGTGTGTTCCCAGCGCCGGAACGGGCCGCCCTCCATCTCGTCGACGAACCGGGCGGAGCGCTCGGGCGGAGTCGTCCCCTCGGGATCACGCTCAGTGATCCGCGAGGTCCACCGCTGTCGCGGCCCGATCCCGAACGGCCTGAGCGACATCTCGATCGTCGACCCGGCGACGAGGACTTCGGGGTCCGGCGAGCCGTCCGGCCCCTCGACGTCGCCGATCCGGAGGCGCATCCAGTCGGGAGTGAGTTCTCGCAGTCCGTCGACCGTGGAGTGAAACGCCCACACGTCTTCGATCGGAGCCGGCACCCGAGTCGTCCGCCTGTACGTCGGCATACCCGCGGTACGGGTCCGGCGAACAAAAAGCCGTCCTCGGCGGCGGTCCGGGACCGAAACCCGCATGTCCGCCCGTCCCCTTCCCGAACGCGATGGAACGCGGGGCGATCGACGTTGGCGACTTGGCCGGACCGTTCGACCTTCAGGCGACGCTCGAAAGCGGACAGAGCTACCTCTGGAACCGCGCGGACGGCGACACCTACGGAGAGCTTCACGCGCACGGCGGCGACGCGTGGTACGAGACTGTCGTCGACCCGATCCCCGGTGTGACCGACGAGCGCGTCGCGGTCCGGGTCCGACAGGAGGGCGGCGTCCACGACGGGACGCTCCGCTGGGAGGCGTCGACCGACGCCGAGCCCCTCTTGGCCCACCTGCTCCGGCTCGACGACGACCTCGACGCGATCTTAGACGCCACGCCGGATCTCTCCCTTCTGGAGCGCGCGTACGACGCCTACGAGGGGATGCGGCTGACCCGCGACCCGGTCTTTCCCTGCCTGATCTCGTTCATCTGCTCGGCGCAGATGCGCGTCGCCCGCATCCACGGAATGCAACGTCGACTCCGCGAGACCTACGGCGACGCGGTCGCGCTCGGCGACGAGACGTATCGCGCCTTCCCGACGCCCGAGCAGTTAGCGGCGCGCACGGAGGACGAACTCCGCGACCTCTCCTTAGGCTACCGCGCGCCGTACGTCCAGCGCACCGCCGAGATGGTCGCGAGCGGCGAGGCGGACCCCCGGGAGGCGGCCGACCTGCCGTATGAGGAGGCCCGCGAGTCGCTCACGCGGTTCGTCGGCGTCGGGGACAAGGTCGCCGACTGCGTGCTGCTGTTCTCGCTCGGCTTCCTCGAAGCGGTGCCGTTGGACACTTGGATCCGAACCACCATCGAGGAGTACTACCCCGACTGCGACCGCGGGAGCTACGCGGCGACGTCGCGGGCGCTCCGCGAGCGGTTCGGCGACGAGTTCGCCGGTTACGCGCAGACGTACGTGTTCTACTACCTCCGCGCCGGCGGCGAGTGAGGGAGGCGTCCGAAACCCGGCCGCGGCCGAAGTTTGATACTCGTTCGCGTGGTATATCTCCCCGTGATGGACTGTCGAGTCGTCGTCGAGGCCGCGGTTCCGGTGTACGACGTGGAGACCGTCGACGAGGCGGTCCGGATCGCTATCTCGAAGACCGGCGAGATGCTCAACCCGGACCTCAACTACGTCGAGATCGACGCCGGGACGCGGACGTCGCCGAGCGGCGAGCAGCTCGACCCGGCCTTCGTCGCGGCGGACGAGGCGCTGGTCGCCTTGGAGCTTCAGATGGACGTGTTCAACGTCGATCGCGACGAACACGCCAGCCGCGTGGCGCGCAAGGAGATCGGAAAGCGCCTCCGAAACATCCCGCTGAAGGTGCTGTCAGTCACCGAAATCGACCCTGAGGAGAGCGACCGCGCCGCGGACGACGAAAGCGCCGGCGACTGAGTGCCGACACACAAGGAGTATCGGCGCGCGGAACGCGGCCGCGACGCTGGGCGGTGAGCGGAACGGTCGGCGAGGAGCAGCACGCAGTAAGTCTCAGTCGGCCGTCGGGGCCAGCGGCTCCGATTCGGACGACTCCATCGGCTCGGTGATTCCCTCAGTCAGCTTGAAAACGGCGGCCTTGTGGTCGGTCTTCGATTTGTGAATCGATGTCGGTTTGACGCCCAGTTCCTCATACGCTTCGAGGTCAACGTCGTCGTCCCAGAACTCGCACTGTTTTCGTACCTCCGCGAGGAGACCGTGAAGATGGATGAGTTCCTGCTTCTTCATGAGTACCAGTTCTTTGCTACTGGAGGTATATATTATTATCTTGAGCCACGTTACCATGGTCTTCACGTATTTTGTGAGTAGCGGGGCGGAGAAGTGGGTTCTCGTCAAATCGTTCAGGATCGTTTGTAGATATCCACGGCTCCGTCGTAATCTGTTGCCTGCGGTTGAGGGCGGTCCGCCGGTCCCACATGCGGGACTACCGAACGGGAACCGCCGGATCGAACTGCCGGACCCGTCGGGACGCGGCCCCGACCGGTCACTGGAACTGCTGGACGGCCTCGAGGTCGCGTTCCGTCCGCATGAACTCGGTCAGCCGTCGCGTCGCGTGACACGCCGAACAGCTGAAGTTGGACCGGAGATCCTGAAGATCGGCGGGGTTGTCCTGCCACTCCTTGCCACACTCCGGACAGACGAGTCTGACGAACGCGTCGACCATGTCCCCGCCTACAGCGGGCCGCAGTAAAAACGTGGGTGGCGGAACTGGGGGAGCCGCGTCAGGCGGCCACGTCGCCGCTCGCCTCGAGCAGCTCCTTGTACCGGTTCCGGATAGTGACCTCGCTGACGTCGGCCACGTCGGAGACCTGACTCTGCGTCACTTTCTCGTTCGACAGCAGCGCGGCGGCGTAGACGGCCGCGGCCGCGAGCCCGACCGGTGACTTTCCGCTCGTGATCCCCGCGTTCGCGGCGTCGTCGAGCAGTTCGCGGGCCCGACGTTCGGTCTCGTCCGACAGGTCGAGCCGCGAGACGAACCGCGGGACGTAGCTCGTCGGGTCCGCGGGCTGGACGCGGAGCCCCAGTTCGCGGACGACGTAGCGGTACGTCCGCGTGAGTTCCATCTTCTCCACCCGCGAGACAGCCGTGAACTCGTCGAGGCTCCGGGGGTTGCCCACCTGCCTCGCGGCGGCGTACAGCGCTGCGGTCGCGACGCCCTCGATGGAGCGGCCGGGCAGGAGGTTCTCGCTCAGCGCGCGGCGGTAGATGACCGAGGCGGTCTCGCGGACGTT belongs to Halorubrum sp. DM2 and includes:
- a CDS encoding DMT family transporter, encoding MDSKPAVSPSAGLAVAVAAVSAGATLVRLSDAPSSVAAFYRVLFTTLPLASVAAWRYRGEFARIRSRDLAFAALSGVALAVHFAAWFESLRWTSVAASVTLVQAQPVFVALGAWLLLRERVTRRMAAGIAVAVVGMVSMSLGDLLGGVAIGPRPLYGNALALSGAVAAAGYVLAGRSLRQRISLIPYVTVVYGVCVVVLLAFVLAAGRPLTGYPLREWLLFVGLAVGPGLLGHTVLNWALAHLESSVVSVSLLGEPVGATLLAFALLSEAPTPATVSGGCIVLFGIYVTAAADPE
- a CDS encoding GAF domain-containing sensor histidine kinase; the encoded protein is MDRRTVVAFVGDDASAGERVSRAVDAAWEGTDGPTFRALAPADLDADREGEGPLNATCVVVVTAAATTDGAVRDRLKRLPSNVPVIALVEDATTATIRALLSADVDDVVEVGGRDSTADGPDDVARLVECFANRADPDRVQLGDDDVARLADVLLDAGTTLMSTRTDEVDTKIEWTMENVGEHAELDRIVCYREDDGRFVPAYSWCPDGSEPEPRAFEDFPNPDQLSTFTNVARSSAAPAFSGDGSAETGERPPATVHVPLVVDWELSGIVAFESDDCRVWTDDEVDLYRTLGDLVAHTIARNDRRVALRRQAEQLEQFSAVVSHDLRNPLNVISGYLSLSEEELSPTRYEAMNGAVDRMETLIDDLLMLARRGEAIGDTEPVPIEAIAEEAWQSVRAPDATLTIADEIGRVEADPSRLRQAFENLFRNAIDHGGRDVTIEIGPLAAGGDRGLYVADDGPGIPIELVDTVFDSGVSSADSSGIGLAIVDRIVEAHEWDIEARNDDGAVFELTFGADATRAASL
- a CDS encoding SRPBCC family protein, which translates into the protein MPTYRRTTRVPAPIEDVWAFHSTVDGLRELTPDWMRLRIGDVEGPDGSPDPEVLVAGSTIEMSLRPFGIGPRQRWTSRITERDPEGTTPPERSARFVDEMEGGPFRRWEHTHAFYADGDETLLVDAVAYRLPLGPLGDAAGPPAKIGFEGMFRDRHRRTIERFSEY
- a CDS encoding DNA glycosylase, with amino-acid sequence MERGAIDVGDLAGPFDLQATLESGQSYLWNRADGDTYGELHAHGGDAWYETVVDPIPGVTDERVAVRVRQEGGVHDGTLRWEASTDAEPLLAHLLRLDDDLDAILDATPDLSLLERAYDAYEGMRLTRDPVFPCLISFICSAQMRVARIHGMQRRLRETYGDAVALGDETYRAFPTPEQLAARTEDELRDLSLGYRAPYVQRTAEMVASGEADPREAADLPYEEARESLTRFVGVGDKVADCVLLFSLGFLEAVPLDTWIRTTIEEYYPDCDRGSYAATSRALRERFGDEFAGYAQTYVFYYLRAGGE
- a CDS encoding DUF555 domain-containing protein; translation: MDCRVVVEAAVPVYDVETVDEAVRIAISKTGEMLNPDLNYVEIDAGTRTSPSGEQLDPAFVAADEALVALELQMDVFNVDRDEHASRVARKEIGKRLRNIPLKVLSVTEIDPEESDRAADDESAGD
- a CDS encoding UPF0058 family protein, translating into MKKQELIHLHGLLAEVRKQCEFWDDDVDLEAYEELGVKPTSIHKSKTDHKAAVFKLTEGITEPMESSESEPLAPTAD